The Naumovozyma castellii chromosome 5, complete genome genomic interval ATCTCTAGCTGGTAACTGTCTATCCCCCCATTTCCCATCGAAAAATAACCAATCAGTACCCACTTCCATAGATTTCTTATTCTTAGCCATGGCATGTGTCCCATTATATACATATCCATAGAAGTTTAAAGCAGGATCCCACATGGGTCCTCTATCTGTAAAATCACTCAAGGGCATAAAGAAAAAGGGCACATCATGAGAATGTTGCCCGACAGATGCATAATTCGCATGCGTACCTCTTGCACTAAACAGTAAGGGTCTCTTAATGACTTCATTAGTCAATTTCCCATCAActctcttcaatttcttaacTTTCTCAATGGCTGTAAATTGATATGCACTACCACCACCGTGAGCACTCATCCATAGAAACTTCGGTTCACCTTTGTAAAACCTCACCAGTGAATGCTCCCAATCACCCATATGGTTCCCCCAGGGACCATATCCCATAATGTATGGCCCCCAATTGAAGggataaaaataaaaccaATACGCATCAACCCATCCGTTACCCTTATCCACAATTATAAGCACAGCGGGTGCTGATTTAATTAACCCAGTCCCATATTCAGGTTGTTCACCAAGTACCCATTTCGGATCCTTAGCAAAATCAGTGTTACTTGTCATAAAGGAGGAAGAATTCGGTTGTAACGTTACAGACTCATTTTTGGGCCATTGTCTAGGTAAATTGGCTAAGGTTAAATTCTTGAGAAATGTCGTCCTAGAGTCATCTTCCAAATGGAAATGTGTCACATAATCTTTTATATCGGATGGCCAATAACGTTCTTCGCTATATAGATGTATTAGAGGACAATTGTCAATAATATATTGCGGTATTGGCTCATCTTCCTTTAGGCTTctattatcatcattgatTTCCCATGGAGGTAATATCGGAGGCAGTTCTGTTATATCTTGGAATGTTTGTCCTTTATCATTGCTCGTAGTGAATGGTTCCATTTCTACGAATGGGTCGTTATCAAGCCATGGTACTAACCCATATGCATTGTTCGGATATATGAAAAggagaaaaagaaataggGCAACGACTGTCCTTTGCTCTCCTCGTTGAAGCACAATCATGTATATCTTATCTCGAAGCTTCAAATTCACACCACCGTTCAATCCTAACGTACTATCAATGTGTTTACTGCTCTATACGAAGAGAATAATTGAAACCGAGATGATTTCAACTTGAATAGACCGAAATCCCTTGGCGCGTTGTGAATTGACACATTTCTATCTATACGTACCGTTATATACGTAGACTAAATAAATAGAAATACTTGATCAGAGAGTCCCTTAAACGTGTTACTGTGATCCTTCTTCCAATCCCTCAGTAATCTGGCTAGTGATGTCAATGGTTGTTTCTTTCTAACTACTTCACATATTTTGATCGCCTTCTCACGTTCGAAATTTTCAGtattaattaaatacaCATAAAATTCCACTATTATCTTCCTATCTTTGTATAACCCAGGgatttgtttctttctcCACGATTTATCCTTTGATTTGTTCAACAAATGAATGCATTGATTTTGCATGTTCGGATTGGGTTCAAACCATTCAGTGACAACATCACTTACCGTGTTTAACTCGGGATTCAATTTAAATACagaattcaattcttctttctgAGGTTTTCTAGAAGTGGAAAGTGGGACAATCTTAGGTGTCGATGAACTGGTGGACATTGGTGTTGATACCTGGCTGCCTGTTGCCATAGGCGTTGATATTTGACGAACTGCTTGTGGAGTCTCCTTAATGATTATATCACTGTTATCTCGTCTAGTTTTGATTTGAGTTCTCgtttcatttaattcaaaagaaGGATGTCTACCGTTATTGAGTCGTCTTCTTTTCACTACAGTAGTAGTCCTTGGCTCATTtctatcatcttcaaaataattattttgtGGTGACATCGAAGTGTTCATATGAGAATTAGcaaattcttggaatttttgattcacaatattttcaacaatggtttcaatcttattaccaaattttcttgcaaattgattcatttggTTTTTAAAAATAGAGTTCACTCTGGTAGTAACTAGCTCATTgaccaaatatttcaattcttcttgcATATTCTCGTCAgcatcatcgtcatcacTTTCCTTCTCactttcatcatcaaattctcCCTCACTCTTTACAGGTTTGCTTGTGctagaagaagaggatgtGGACGAAGATGATAGAGAATCTTCgttttcatcttcagatATATCTAATAGGTTGAATGAGTTTTTTCTTCTAACACGTTTTCTCTTAGGTTTCTTAGAAGAACTATTTTGGCTTAACtcttgaaaattattttccttaCTATGacttattatttgttttttaaGAAAGTTTTTCCTTTCAGATGaatcaaaatttatttgttggAACATAGAATCATTTAATGAGTTTAATTGCTCCGAAATGGCTTCTTTTACATCCTTTTTAACAGAAACTTTATCAAAAATCTTACCCAATGTTTGAATCATGTTCTGAAAATTTGtcatattttgaaattggataaattgaaattcatTGTTAGTTCCCATTGGTTCATTTGATACTGACCTTGTATTTTTAGTAGTGGTTGTTTGCGCCTCTTCCGATTGGGACAGTTTAATTAGGTTATTCAATactttttgtttcttttgtGAAGAGTTGGACATCTTAGGGTCATCATTTAAAGCACCgttcaattttttggaaTTCGGATTCAAATGATCTACATTATTGTTATGCTTCTTTATTGCGCTCATTAAATTAGTTAATCTTTTATTGTTCAACGAAGACGTGGGATCCCTgttaatatcttttttGTTATCAGACTCATCTGGAGCAGTTGATTTTCCCCCTTCGCTTATTATTTCGTTTTTTCCCTCACTCTTGTTTTGTTTCTcattatcttcttcctccaCATGTAATCttgtttgaaattcttctaTGTCTGAAGGAGAATTTTCCATAACtaattgaaataaatgtgatttggtaaatttttgaatatttacaCCCGggaaaattttgaaggGAGATCCATTCGAGGTTGGTAATGTTGATATGTATTTCTTACATTCATCgtcattaaaattttctatttggaagatttcaTGCTTAGGAAAAAGATTGAAGAGGATTGGCAAATTTGATACAAACACTAATCTTAATGTTTCTAATAAAGTTATGAGGTCTTCCATTTCAGG includes:
- the VPS62 gene encoding Vps62p (ancestral locus Anc_3.505); its protein translation is MIVLQRGEQRTVVALFLFLLFIYPNNAYGLVPWLDNDPFVEMEPFTTSNDKGQTFQDITELPPILPPWEINDDNRSLKEDEPIPQYIIDNCPLIHLYSEERYWPSDIKDYVTHFHLEDDSRTTFLKNLTLANLPRQWPKNESVTLQPNSSSFMTSNTDFAKDPKWVLGEQPEYGTGLIKSAPAVLIIVDKGNGWVDAYWFYFYPFNWGPYIMGYGPWGNHMGDWEHSLVRFYKGEPKFLWMSAHGGGSAYQFTAIEKVKKLKRVDGKLTNEVIKRPLLFSARGTHANYASVGQHSHDVPFFFMPLSDFTDRGPMWDPALNFYGYVYNGTHAMAKNKKSMEVGTDWLFFDGKWGDRQLPARDPRQKWCPAQWKYIDGPTGPLFKHLDRISLCPSFKWWNFWKGCPARRLIKKGEGLDAEKNDLMGDNCGVLLYWVRPKWLRGLLRFLTWRGTLCFVMDYFTG
- the CBF2 gene encoding Cbf2p (ancestral locus Anc_3.504), which translates into the protein MTAESDARIQSLLSSVSPRTLFQYKTNYSRYISWCESKQLIPSSENINDDQEPLFETLPISARLFHCFIIDAYFGSNTNVSQNKDEADFEQLTISMTESNGATNIKLLKKTIHSLKFLFKLCQIYNEQLPPLDESYLHGIIDLHTFWNSLLNDGSKFLIEGHDGTFKINQNLTKSPTFQLLKISMNLWNPQTTNLSKIYFNSALKKHSLLLDFYFSNILRLSYSQKSLLTLNKLKVHFQSASTQFPLLSLDLYSTTRNDVTHQPINIVAQDCPIVCPINNLACYLFLKFYGENGIGFPKDLETQIPLLSKNNSDKALDYPDELYLNSSYLTIYNYCNLSYDKDDQADDDGIKFPTWDNEEYATFFEESNLVSKSAFNYNVPLDYSNILNLRYPGAATENYFKVRRRPSDSILKKFFPELDEIRENSTTLSPEMEDLITLLETLRLVFVSNLPILFNLFPKHEIFQIENFNDDECKKYISTLPTSNGSPFKIFPGVNIQKFTKSHLFQLVMENSPSDIEEFQTRLHVEEEDNEKQNKSEGKNEIISEGGKSTAPDESDNKKDINRDPTSSLNNKRLTNLMSAIKKHNNNVDHLNPNSKKLNGALNDDPKMSNSSQKKQKVLNNLIKLSQSEEAQTTTTKNTRSVSNEPMGTNNEFQFIQFQNMTNFQNMIQTLGKIFDKVSVKKDVKEAISEQLNSLNDSMFQQINFDSSERKNFLKKQIISHSKENNFQELSQNSSSKKPKRKRVRRKNSFNLLDISEDENEDSLSSSSTSSSSSTSKPVKSEGEFDDESEKESDDDDADENMQEELKYLVNELVTTRVNSIFKNQMNQFARKFGNKIETIVENIVNQKFQEFANSHMNTSMSPQNNYFEDDRNEPRTTTVVKRRRLNNGRHPSFELNETRTQIKTRRDNSDIIIKETPQAVRQISTPMATGSQVSTPMSTSSSTPKIVPLSTSRKPQKEELNSVFKLNPELNTVSDVVTEWFEPNPNMQNQCIHLLNKSKDKSWRKKQIPGLYKDRKIIVEFYVYLINTENFEREKAIKICEVVRKKQPLTSLARLLRDWKKDHSNTFKGLSDQVFLFI